TCGCTCGAACTGTCGGGGGTGGTGGTCATGTCGGAGAGGCAGGTGCAGTTCAACGTCGCCGCGGGAGCAGACGGGgtgcggtggggtggggggtgtttatGAAAGGTGTGCGGTGtgtcggggtggggggtggttgaCTTCCAGACCCGTGAGGTGATGTCGCGGCCCGATTTAATACTTCCCTCTCGCTCCGCCCCTCCCCGACACTCCGCCCTCTATCGTCCCCGCCCCCGCCATCGGCCCCTCCCGACACTCACTGGTTGCCGTGCTCTCTGCAGAGAGGgtgcctcagccggcggactgCTCGGCGCTGGAGGGAAGAACAGGAGGTCGGTTAGGACAGAGGAAGAGAAGGAGACGGGGTGACAGGAAAGGGGATGTGggcgggagagagaggggagggggatgggtgggggagggaggcaggagagaggaaggggaagagaaggagagggatggaGCTGGGGATGAGAGAAGGGGGTAggcatgggagaggggagggagcgggagggaggtgggagagaggaaggggatgGAGCTGGGGATGAGAGAAGGGGGTAGGcatgggaggggaaagggagagggagggaggaagggggagagtgatggagctgGGGATGAGAGAAAGGGTCAggcatgggagaggggagggagagcgagggaggtgggagagaggaaggggaagagaaggaGAGGGATTGAGCTGGGGATGAGAGAAGGGGGTAGGCATGGGAGAGAGGGGAgcgagggggagggagtgggagagagaggagagtgcaGAGAGAGATGAAGGGGAAAGAGAGGACAAGGGGAGAGAGATCGGGTGCATAAAGGGGATATGGTTGAGAGGAAGTGacggagaagggagagggagggaggtaggGCAGGGAGAATGCGGGGgagcaggagagagggaggggaagatggagagagagctgaaaacaggatgaggggagggagagagcagggggtataagagttgggagggaggggaggaagggagagagtgagagaaagaaggAACTGGAGAGAGAAGGGGCGAGGGCAGagatgagagagaggggggtagaAACAAAGGACGAGGGGGAAATGGGGCAAGCGAGAGCTGGAAGAGAgacgggaaggggagggggacgaGCCAGGTATTCTTACCCTCCGCcgggacctcttgaccatgcagAGGACCAACACCAACAGTAAGACCAGCATCAACAGGCAACCGGCGGCCATGCCCCCCATGACAATCAGGTTCCCGGTGCTCAAGAAATCGTCCAGCACTGAACACAGAAACCACGGACAGTAGTCAGACCCTGAGCCCCCAGTCCGACCCCGAACCCCCAATCACACCCCGAAACCCCAGTCACACCCGAACCCCCAGTCCGACCCCGAACCCCCAatcacaccctgaacccccagtCACACCCCGAACCCCCAATCACACCCCGAACCCCCAATCACACCCCGAACACCCAGTCACACCCGAACCCCCAGTCCGACCCCGAACCCCGAATCACACCCCGAACCCCCAGTCACACCCCGAACCCCCAGTCCGAACCCGAACCCCCAATCACACCCCGAAACCCCAGTCACACCCGAACCCCCAGTCCGACCCCGAACCCCCAGTCACACAACGAACCCTCAGTCCGACCTCGAATTCCCAGTCACACCCCGAACACCCAGTCACACCCGAACCCCCAGTCCGACCCCGAACCCCCAATCACACCCCGAACCCCCAGTCACACTCCGAACCCCCAGTCCAACCCCGAATTCCCAGTCACACCCCTAACCCCCAGTCACACCCCGAACCCCCAGTCTGACCCCGAACCCCCAGTCCCCGAACGAACCCCCAGTCACACCCCGAACCCCCAGTCACACCCCGTACCCCCAATCCGACCCCGAACCACCAGTCACACCCCGAACCCCCAGTCACACCCCGAACCTCCAGTCACACCCCGAACCCCCAGTCCGACCCCGAACCCCCAGTCACACCCCGAACCCCTAGTCCGACCCCGAACCTCCAGTCACACCCCGAACCCCCAGTCCAACCCCGAACCTCCAGTCACACCCCGAACCCCCAGTCACACCCCGAACCCCCAGTCCGAAACCGAACCCCCagttactctgtgtctgacctgtaaCATTCATCCAGTAGGTCACGTtctgcaccagcttctccttctcgtAGAGCAGACAGAACCAGGCACCGGCCTGGCCCCTGTCCACCCTGGCCCAGCTCATGGTGACCGACCCGTTCCCTTGGGCCTGCGCTCCGTTCCCCACGCTCCCGTTGGCCCTGACCCAGGTCAGTTTAGTGACCGGGCAGATCGGGGAGACCGCGCAGACGATCCTCGTCCTgttgaactccgggatgctccctGAATGGTCGCTCGTCACTGGCGATTGTATCGCAGAGACCACAGTGACTTCTCCCGTCTCTCATATGCCCTctgcccctcacccccccccccgtttccaccctcccctctcaTCCGCCTCCTCTTCCACTCTTTCTCTCCACAATTTTGCCCCCCACTCTCGCCTCTCACTGCTCTTAACCACCCCTCTACCCCTTCTCCCTCATAATTCCTTGCACTCTTTCCCTCTTTCTGTCTCAGTCCCCTCTCCACTCCATATTctgcccctcttccccctctccctcgctCTCACAGCACTCGCCTCTGCTTCTCACTCCCTCTTtctacccctcctctctctccgtcccctctctcaccctgcTGTCCCACCTCCTTTCCCCATCTTAGCCCTCCTCTCTTCCCATACCCTccatccctctcaccctcctctctccctgcatcctccctctctcctttctcaCCCCAACATCCCTcctaccctctctccctccatctaCCCTCCCACACTCCTCTCACCAACGTCCCTCTCACTTCACTCTCACTGCAGCCTCCCTCCCATCCTCCATCACCCTCCcacactcctctctccctccatccctccctccaacctccctctcaccatcctctcactatctctccctccctccgctctccctccatcctccctcccaccctcctctctccctccatccctctcacCCTCTACCTCCAtccccctcaccctcctccctccatccctctcacccaccgctctcgccctctctctctccccccctctctgccgccccaccccaccccacactcaccGTTGATCACACACACCCGGACGCTGGTTTTGACACCCCGGGACCCCAGGGAGAGCCGGCACTCGAAGGAGCTCGATTTCGCAACCTCGTCCGCCCGAAGCCGGACCGAGAGATCCGTGCCCGAGGGGAAGCTATTGTTCAGCAGCCGGAACGGGGACCCGTCCCGGAACCAGCCGACCTCGTCGACGTCAGCCAGCTTCGGGGGCAGGCTGCTGAGGACGCACTGGAGGGTGAACTCCTGGCGGGGTGTGAGGTACAGCCTGTCCGGCGGCATTTCAGTGAAGCCTGGAGAgacgggaagagagggaggtgaacgagggagagagagagagagagggataatgaGCGCGGggacagagggaggtgaacgagggagggagagagagggataaagagcgcgggaagagagggaggtgaacgagggagtgagagggataaagagcgcggggagagagggaggtgaacgagggagtgagagagagggataaagagcgcggggagagagggaggtgaacgagggagagagagagagagggataaagagcgcggggagagagggaggtgaacgagggagagagagagagggataaagagcgcggggagagagggataaagagcgcggggagagagggaggtgaacgagggagagagagagagggataaagagcgcggggagagagggaggtgaacgagggagagagagagggataaagagcgcggggagagagggaggtgaacgagggagagagagagagagggataaagagcgcgggaagagagggaggtgaacgagggagagagggagagaggaataaagagcgcgggaagagagggagctgaacgagggagagagggataaagagcgttGGAAGAGAGGGAGGCGaacgagggagaaagagagagggataaagagcgcggggagagggaggtgaacgagggagagagagagtgagggataaagagcgcggggagagagggaggtgaacgagggagagagagagagggataaagagcgcggggagagagggaggtgaacgaggaagagagagagagagggataaagagcgcggggagagagggaggtgaacgggggacggagagagagagggataaagagcgcggggagagagggaggtgtacgagggagagagagagggataaagagcgcggggagagagagaggtgaacgagggagagagagagggataaagagcgtggggagagagggaggtgaacgagggagggagagagggataaagagcgcggagagagagaggtgaacgaggaggagagagagagagggataaagagcgcggggagagagggaggtgaacgagggagagagagagagggataaagagcgcggggagagagggaggtgaacgagggagagagagagagggataaagagcgcgcggagagagggaggtgaacgagggagggagagagggataaagagcgcggggagagagagaggtgaacgagggagggagagaaggacaAAGAGCGCAGGGAGGGagctgaacgagggagagagagagagagagggataaagagcgcggggagagagggaggtgaacgagggagagagagcgagagagggataaagagcgcggggagagagggagctgaacgagggagggagagaaggataaagagcgcggggagggagctgaacgagggagagagagagacagagggataaagagcgcggggagagagggaggtgaacgagggagagagagcgagagagggataaagagcgcggggagagagggaggtgaacgagggagagagagcgagagagggatgaagagcgcggggagagagggaggtgaacgagggagagagagcgagagagggataaagagcgcggggagagagggaggtgaacgagggagagagagagagggatgaagagcgcggggagagagggaggtgtacgagggagagagagagagagggataaagagcgcggggagagagagaggtgaacgagggagagagagagtgagggataaagagcgcggggagagagggaggtgaacgagggagagggagagagggatgaagagcgcggggagagagggaggtgtacgagggagagagagagagagggataaagagcgcggggagagagggaggtgaacgagggagagagagagtgagggataaagagcgcggggagagagggaggtgaacgagggagagagagagagggataaagagcgcggggagagagggaggtgtacgagggagagacagagagagggataaagagcgcggggag
This genomic interval from Hypanus sabinus isolate sHypSab1 unplaced genomic scaffold, sHypSab1.hap1 scaffold_1304, whole genome shotgun sequence contains the following:
- the LOC132386775 gene encoding uncharacterized protein LOC132386775, which produces MPPDRLYLTPRQEFTLQCVLSSLPPKLADVDEVGWFRDGSPFRLLNNSFPSGTDLSVRLRADEVAKSSSFECRLSLGSRGVKTSVRVCVINVTSDHSGSIPEFNRTRIVCAVSPICPVTKLTWVRANGSVGNGAQAQGNGSVTMSWARVDRGQAGAWFCLLYEKEKLVQNVTYWMNVTVLDDFLSTGNLIVMGGMAAGCLLMLVLLLVLVLCMVKRSRRRRRAVRRLRHPLCREHGNQLSNQPLCQGNDYIDSSRPPVPPPYRHCPHNPPRKGRSSRGNSRR